In Xylanibacter ruminicola 23, a single genomic region encodes these proteins:
- a CDS encoding outer membrane protein assembly factor BamD: MNKGIITLACAALLLSSCASEFNSVYKYGDTDYKYEYAKEAFACGKFQQATSLLEELVTIKKGSDEAQECLYMLGMAQYGNLDYDAASETFKKYTTSYPRGTYAELAYFYVGQSLYQSAPEPRLDQSPTNGAITAYQQFMDLYPESSLRPQAQSRLYELHEKLIQKEYLSAELYYNLGGYFGNINSNEESNYNACIITAQNCLKNYPYCSIREDLMLLIMKAKFELAENSSEEKRMDRYRDAEDECYGFLNEFPESKNAAMAEKFINKCKKVIKD, translated from the coding sequence ATGAATAAAGGTATCATTACATTGGCATGTGCGGCATTACTGCTTAGCAGTTGCGCCTCAGAGTTTAACAGTGTCTACAAGTATGGTGACACTGATTATAAGTATGAGTATGCTAAAGAAGCATTCGCATGTGGAAAATTCCAGCAGGCTACTTCGCTGTTGGAAGAACTGGTGACTATCAAGAAAGGCTCCGACGAAGCTCAGGAGTGTCTGTATATGTTGGGTATGGCTCAGTACGGCAATCTGGATTACGATGCTGCTTCGGAAACTTTCAAGAAATATACTACAAGCTATCCTCGTGGAACCTATGCCGAGTTGGCTTACTTCTATGTAGGTCAGTCGTTGTATCAGAGTGCCCCCGAGCCTCGACTGGATCAGTCGCCTACTAATGGCGCCATTACTGCCTACCAGCAGTTTATGGATCTCTATCCCGAGTCATCGCTTCGTCCTCAGGCTCAGTCACGTTTGTACGAGCTCCACGAGAAGCTGATTCAGAAGGAGTATCTCTCAGCCGAGTTGTATTATAATCTGGGTGGCTACTTCGGTAACATCAACTCAAACGAGGAGAGTAACTACAATGCTTGTATCATTACGGCTCAGAACTGCCTGAAGAACTATCCTTACTGCAGTATCCGCGAGGATTTGATGCTGCTCATTATGAAGGCTAAGTTCGAGTTGGCCGAGAACAGTTCGGAGGAGAAGCGTATGGATCGTTATCGCGATGCCGAGGACGAGTGCTACGGATTCCTGAACGAGTTCCCTGAGTCGAAGAATGCCGCTATGGCCGAGAAGTTTATCAATAAGTGCAAAAAAGTTATTAAAGATTAA
- the uvrB gene encoding excinuclease ABC subunit UvrB: MSKFILTSEYKPTGDQPEAIRQLTEGLDRGDRAQVLLGVTGSGKTFTMANVIAQHNRPTLILSHNKTLAAQLYEEMKGFFPQNAVEFYVSYYDYYQPEAYLPTTDTYIEKDLAINDEIDRLRLSAVSNLLSGRNDVVVVSSVSCIYGMGSPVALQENVIELKKGQILDRNALLRKLVAALYVRNDLDLQRGNFRVKGDTVDIAMAYSEVVLRITFWDDEIDAIEEMDAVTFDRLASFDEYRLYPANLFMTSQEQTNIAIHQIQDDLMKQVLYFEEIGDNIKAQRIKERVEYDMEMIKELGHCSGIENYSRYFDGRQAGERPYCLLDFFPDDYLLIIDESHVSVPQISAMYGGDRSRKQNLVEYGFRLPAAFDNRPLKFEEFQQEVNQVIYVSATPADYELNEAEGVVVEQVIRPTGLLDPEIEVRPSENQIDDLMDEILTRSHRGERVLITTLTKRMAEELTEYLLNHSVKTAYIHSDVATLDRVKILSDLRQGVYDVLVGVNLLREGLDLPEVSLVAILDADKEGFLRSHRSLTQTAGRAARNVNGKVIMYADTITASMQLTIDETLRRRLKQMKYNEEHHITPKQIVKNLSFNALQKENRADTKELMRNFSMAAENGDAGVRVAADPIEERMTRPQMEKLIEETTRKMKEAAKQLDFLQAAQYRDEIVRLQKELELK; the protein is encoded by the coding sequence ATGAGCAAATTTATACTAACATCGGAATATAAACCCACTGGCGATCAGCCCGAGGCGATACGTCAGTTAACTGAGGGATTGGATCGCGGAGACCGTGCTCAGGTACTGCTTGGAGTAACGGGATCGGGTAAGACATTTACGATGGCAAACGTGATTGCGCAACACAATCGCCCTACCCTGATTCTGAGTCATAACAAGACATTGGCAGCACAGCTTTACGAAGAAATGAAAGGTTTCTTTCCGCAGAACGCCGTAGAGTTTTATGTAAGCTATTATGACTACTATCAACCAGAAGCATACCTACCCACCACCGATACTTACATCGAAAAGGATCTGGCCATCAACGACGAGATCGACCGCTTGCGTCTATCCGCCGTATCCAACCTACTTTCAGGTCGTAACGATGTAGTTGTGGTATCATCCGTATCATGCATTTATGGTATGGGAAGCCCGGTAGCGCTTCAGGAGAATGTAATCGAGCTGAAGAAAGGTCAGATTCTTGACCGCAATGCTTTGTTAAGAAAGTTGGTAGCCGCATTATATGTACGAAACGACTTGGATTTGCAGCGAGGTAACTTTCGCGTAAAGGGCGATACCGTAGATATTGCGATGGCCTATAGCGAGGTGGTACTCCGTATTACATTCTGGGACGATGAGATCGACGCCATCGAAGAGATGGATGCTGTTACCTTTGACCGACTGGCCAGTTTCGACGAATACCGCCTGTACCCAGCCAACCTTTTCATGACCTCGCAAGAGCAAACCAACATAGCCATCCACCAGATTCAGGACGACCTGATGAAACAGGTGCTCTATTTCGAGGAGATTGGCGATAACATCAAGGCTCAACGCATTAAGGAACGCGTAGAGTACGACATGGAAATGATCAAGGAACTGGGCCATTGCTCGGGTATCGAGAACTATAGCCGCTATTTTGATGGTCGCCAAGCTGGCGAACGTCCTTACTGTCTGCTGGATTTCTTCCCCGACGACTATCTGCTCATTATCGACGAGAGTCACGTAAGTGTACCGCAAATCAGCGCCATGTATGGCGGCGACCGCAGCCGCAAGCAGAACCTGGTAGAATACGGTTTCCGTTTGCCTGCCGCCTTCGACAACCGACCGCTGAAGTTCGAGGAATTCCAGCAGGAGGTGAATCAGGTGATCTACGTGAGCGCTACCCCAGCCGATTACGAATTGAATGAGGCCGAGGGCGTAGTGGTTGAACAGGTTATCCGTCCTACAGGACTGCTCGACCCAGAGATTGAGGTACGCCCCAGCGAGAATCAGATAGACGACTTGATGGACGAGATCCTGACTCGTAGTCATCGTGGTGAGCGTGTACTCATCACCACACTGACCAAGCGCATGGCCGAGGAACTCACAGAATATCTGCTGAACCACAGCGTAAAAACCGCCTACATCCATAGCGATGTAGCCACACTGGACCGTGTAAAGATTCTGAGCGATTTGCGCCAAGGCGTTTACGACGTACTGGTAGGTGTAAACCTACTTCGTGAAGGTCTCGACCTGCCCGAAGTATCACTGGTTGCCATCCTTGATGCCGATAAGGAAGGCTTTTTGCGCAGTCATCGCAGCTTGACGCAGACAGCCGGTAGAGCCGCCCGTAACGTAAACGGCAAGGTGATTATGTATGCCGATACCATCACGGCATCGATGCAGCTAACCATCGACGAAACCCTGCGCCGCCGCCTGAAACAGATGAAATACAACGAGGAGCATCACATCACTCCAAAGCAGATTGTGAAGAACCTGAGTTTCAACGCTTTACAGAAGGAGAACCGTGCCGACACGAAGGAGCTGATGCGTAACTTCTCGATGGCTGCCGAAAACGGCGATGCTGGTGTGAGAGTGGCTGCCGACCCGATAGAGGAACGCATGACCCGACCACAGATGGAAAAGCTGATAGAAGAGACTACACGCAAGATGAAAGAAGCTGCCAAACAGCTCGACTTCCTGCAAGCTGCACAATATCGCGATGAGATAGTTAGATTGCAGAAAGAGCTGGAATTGAAGTAA
- a CDS encoding DUF4468 domain-containing protein, with product MKKFLIAILMAMPVIASAQDNTWERIEQEPVSTVNPDAKYLAEGAVPEVDGKVCWQTTIKAPGKSAQQIYDILLKQMEKMVNEPNQIANSAVAIKDADKHELGAVFHEWLVFKNTTLSLDRTQFNFQLIVKCSDEQADVKIAHISYNYDIERKPVRYNAEEWITDKYAVNKKHTKLYPLSAKFRRKTIDRKDFIFNKFNTLLNDK from the coding sequence ATGAAAAAGTTTTTGATAGCCATACTGATGGCAATGCCTGTAATAGCTTCGGCTCAGGACAATACTTGGGAGCGTATCGAACAGGAACCTGTTTCAACTGTTAACCCAGATGCCAAATACCTGGCAGAAGGTGCAGTACCAGAGGTTGACGGCAAGGTTTGCTGGCAGACCACCATCAAAGCGCCAGGCAAATCGGCTCAGCAGATTTACGACATTCTGCTTAAGCAGATGGAAAAGATGGTTAACGAGCCCAACCAGATTGCCAATAGCGCCGTTGCCATTAAGGATGCCGACAAGCATGAGCTGGGCGCCGTATTCCACGAGTGGCTGGTATTCAAGAACACCACCCTGTCGCTCGACCGCACTCAGTTTAACTTCCAGCTGATTGTAAAATGCAGCGACGAGCAGGCCGATGTAAAAATCGCTCACATTTCGTATAACTACGACATCGAGCGCAAGCCCGTACGCTATAATGCTGAAGAATGGATTACCGACAAGTATGCCGTTAACAAGAAGCATACCAAGCTGTATCCACTCTCGGCTAAGTTCCGCCGCAAAACAATTGACCGTAAGGACTTTATCTTCAATAAGTTCAATACGTTGTTAAACGATAAATAA
- a CDS encoding putative porin codes for MYRRLSTLIVALLALAHVSAQTDRDFNQIDENGNVSRRSENFNKHSKDTTQHKEIPKGLYTWTIDRRFGDVIPTEPDTLSHLFMNTTFNSGMYGDYNTTGSNYTARLSRIFIDRPYGDYFIFTEPYSFVNKKPDELLYMNTLSPYTSVLYDNCGDKTNGEDHIDAKFAVNANKRLNFGFDLDYAYARGYYSNQNVSHFNGTLFGSYLGDRYQMHFFFNAAHQKASENGGITTDDYVTHPESFTDNYTESEIPTVLSKNWNRNDHQHLFLSHRYNIGFYRMVKMTDEEIKARQFAKESMKEHEAEKEQQDADKKELRKEKDTKKPTGRPEGAKVVGKEPQRDALDIAADTTRIKVDGQAAIDSLNRLQAIQDSIDATMKREYVPVTSFIHTLDISNYNHIYQAYSTPTNYYQNTYYKQGLVYGNDSIYDQVKHQHIKNTLALALLEGFNKYVKAGLKAFVSYEHNTYQMPELENGLLLWNKWKEYNLTFGAQLSKTQGKTLHFNLTAERWLSGADAGDMTIDFSTDLNFPLFGDTVQLAASAFYQQCNPVFLQATYHSKHIWWDNNFDREKRSRIEGLFSYQKTNTKLRIAAENIKNYTYYGMSYDLTDNGGRKNMTAGVYQEGENIQILTAQLHQNFRLGPLNWENVITYQKSSNKEVLPLPDLNIFTNLYLKFKIAKVLGVELGADATYFTKYYAPDFCPAINQFAVQKNEASRIELGEFPFIDVYANMTLKGVRFFLVMTNVVNNGANHMKFLTPHYPTNGSVIHFGVSWPFFN; via the coding sequence ATGTACAGAAGACTATCCACACTTATCGTAGCACTATTGGCGCTGGCTCATGTCAGCGCTCAGACTGATCGTGATTTCAATCAGATTGACGAGAACGGAAATGTAAGCCGTCGAAGCGAGAACTTCAACAAGCATAGCAAGGATACCACTCAGCACAAGGAGATTCCAAAGGGACTCTACACGTGGACTATCGACAGAAGGTTTGGTGATGTAATTCCTACAGAGCCCGACACCCTGTCGCACTTGTTTATGAATACCACTTTCAATAGTGGCATGTATGGCGACTATAACACCACGGGAAGCAACTATACCGCCCGACTGAGTCGTATCTTTATCGACCGTCCTTATGGCGATTACTTCATATTCACCGAGCCCTACAGTTTTGTGAATAAGAAGCCAGACGAATTGCTGTACATGAACACCTTGTCGCCCTATACCAGCGTACTTTACGACAATTGCGGCGATAAGACCAACGGCGAGGACCATATCGATGCCAAATTCGCAGTAAACGCCAACAAGCGACTCAACTTCGGATTCGATCTGGATTATGCTTATGCCCGCGGCTATTACAGCAATCAGAACGTTTCGCATTTTAACGGAACCTTGTTTGGTTCGTATTTAGGCGACCGCTATCAGATGCATTTCTTCTTTAATGCCGCTCACCAGAAAGCTTCAGAGAATGGTGGTATCACTACCGATGATTATGTAACCCATCCCGAATCATTCACCGACAATTATACTGAGAGTGAAATTCCTACCGTGCTCTCAAAGAACTGGAACCGTAACGACCACCAGCACCTGTTCCTGAGTCATCGTTACAACATTGGTTTCTATCGCATGGTTAAGATGACCGACGAAGAAATCAAGGCCCGCCAGTTTGCCAAGGAATCGATGAAGGAGCACGAGGCAGAAAAGGAGCAGCAGGATGCCGACAAGAAAGAGTTGCGCAAAGAAAAAGATACCAAGAAGCCAACCGGTCGCCCCGAAGGAGCCAAGGTGGTAGGCAAAGAGCCACAAAGAGACGCGCTCGATATAGCTGCCGACACCACCCGCATAAAAGTTGACGGTCAGGCTGCCATCGATAGTTTGAATCGCTTGCAGGCTATTCAAGATTCTATCGACGCCACGATGAAACGCGAATACGTACCTGTAACCAGTTTCATCCACACACTCGATATCAGCAATTACAACCACATCTATCAGGCCTATAGCACGCCAACAAATTATTACCAGAACACCTATTATAAACAGGGTCTGGTATATGGCAACGACTCGATTTACGATCAGGTTAAGCACCAGCATATCAAAAACACGTTGGCATTGGCACTGCTCGAAGGCTTCAATAAATACGTAAAAGCCGGCCTGAAGGCATTTGTTTCGTACGAGCACAACACCTATCAGATGCCTGAATTGGAGAATGGTTTGCTGCTTTGGAATAAGTGGAAAGAGTATAACCTTACATTCGGTGCCCAGCTGAGTAAGACACAAGGCAAGACACTGCATTTCAACCTTACTGCCGAGCGATGGCTTTCGGGAGCTGATGCAGGCGACATGACTATCGACTTCAGTACCGATCTGAACTTCCCATTATTCGGCGATACCGTCCAGCTGGCAGCATCAGCTTTCTATCAGCAGTGCAACCCTGTATTCCTGCAAGCCACCTATCACTCTAAGCATATCTGGTGGGATAACAATTTCGACAGAGAAAAACGCAGTCGCATTGAGGGTCTGTTCAGTTATCAGAAGACCAATACCAAACTGCGTATAGCTGCCGAGAATATCAAGAACTACACCTACTACGGTATGAGTTACGACCTGACCGATAATGGAGGACGTAAGAATATGACCGCAGGTGTTTATCAGGAAGGCGAGAATATCCAGATACTTACAGCTCAGCTGCATCAGAACTTCCGCTTGGGCCCACTGAACTGGGAAAACGTTATCACCTATCAGAAATCCAGCAACAAGGAAGTTTTACCCTTGCCCGACCTGAATATCTTCACCAATCTTTACCTGAAGTTTAAGATAGCCAAGGTGCTGGGTGTAGAACTGGGTGCTGATGCCACCTACTTTACCAAGTATTACGCTCCCGATTTCTGTCCTGCCATCAATCAGTTTGCAGTTCAGAAGAACGAGGCCAGCCGTATTGAATTAGGTGAGTTCCCCTTTATTGACGTTTATGCAAACATGACACTGAAGGGTGTAAGATTCTTCCTGGTAATGACCAATGTGGTTAACAATGGTGCAAACCACATGAAGTTCCTCACACCGCACTATCCTACTAACGGATCGGTAATACACTTTGGTGTTTCGTGGCCTTTCTTCAACTAA
- the menA gene encoding 1,4-dihydroxy-2-naphthoate octaprenyltransferase, protein MAEEQKIVTDSAKAWLLAARPKTLSGAAVPVMIGVALAYSDAAQYGEGTFSWVAALLCLLFAFAMQIDANFINDFFDFVNGTDDAETRLGPRRACAQGWVKLDSMKKAIALTTCIACVIGLPLVYYGGFEMVLVGMICVLFAFLYTTWFSYQGLGDLLVLVFFGLVPVCCTYYIQLHEFTWELVLASIACGLVIDALLIVNNFRDRDNDRQAGKNTIIVRLGAKAGLQLYIGVGVGAMILGGTFLLNGHLLAFVFPFIYLVLHFITYLKIKRIYQGKALNLCLGETARNIFIYGVCVSLGLLLV, encoded by the coding sequence ATGGCAGAAGAACAAAAAATAGTGACGGATTCGGCTAAAGCATGGTTGTTGGCCGCCCGTCCAAAAACATTATCAGGAGCTGCGGTTCCTGTGATGATAGGTGTGGCTTTGGCATATTCTGACGCAGCGCAGTATGGTGAAGGAACGTTTAGCTGGGTAGCGGCATTGCTGTGCTTGCTGTTTGCCTTTGCCATGCAGATTGATGCCAACTTTATCAACGATTTTTTTGATTTTGTGAATGGTACCGACGATGCTGAAACACGCTTAGGTCCGCGTAGAGCCTGTGCGCAAGGCTGGGTAAAACTCGATTCGATGAAGAAAGCGATTGCCTTGACAACCTGCATTGCTTGTGTGATAGGTTTGCCGCTAGTGTATTATGGCGGTTTCGAGATGGTGCTGGTTGGAATGATATGTGTGTTATTTGCATTCCTTTATACCACGTGGTTCTCGTATCAAGGCTTAGGCGATTTGCTGGTACTTGTGTTTTTTGGTTTGGTTCCTGTCTGCTGTACCTATTATATACAGCTTCATGAGTTTACTTGGGAGTTGGTACTTGCTTCGATAGCTTGCGGACTGGTTATCGATGCGCTTTTGATAGTGAATAATTTCCGCGACAGAGATAACGATCGTCAGGCTGGTAAGAATACCATCATTGTGCGTTTAGGTGCAAAAGCCGGTTTGCAGTTATATATAGGTGTAGGTGTTGGCGCTATGATTCTGGGTGGTACATTCCTGTTGAATGGTCATCTGCTTGCTTTTGTATTCCCATTCATCTATCTCGTGCTGCACTTTATCACTTATCTGAAGATTAAGCGCATATACCAAGGAAAAGCGCTGAATCTCTGCTTAGGAGAAACAGCGCGTAATATCTTTATCTATGGTGTTTGTGTGAGTCTTGGACTTCTGCTTGTTTAG
- a CDS encoding HD domain-containing protein: MTSNTPSLDLVEFIETQILPKYAEFDRAHNMEHVTRVIRNSLELVRATGADVNMVYTIAAYHDLGMCGHRADHHMRGGKILAADARLKKWFSIEQIKIMKEAVEDHRASASRSPRSIYGKIVAEADRDIDPDRIIRRCIQFGLANYPEKSVEEHWARFKEHMASKYSKDGYIKLWIPNSPNAKRLNELRTIIEQPQQLREAFDRIFPEEAAISDTESK; this comes from the coding sequence ATGACAAGCAATACCCCGAGTCTGGATTTAGTGGAGTTTATCGAGACACAGATTCTCCCAAAATACGCTGAGTTTGACCGTGCACATAACATGGAGCACGTCACAAGAGTTATACGCAATTCTCTCGAGCTGGTTAGGGCTACGGGAGCTGACGTCAACATGGTTTATACCATTGCTGCCTACCACGATCTGGGCATGTGCGGCCATCGCGCCGATCACCATATGCGTGGCGGTAAGATTCTGGCAGCCGATGCCCGCCTGAAAAAATGGTTCTCGATCGAACAGATTAAGATCATGAAAGAGGCAGTAGAGGATCATCGTGCATCAGCCAGTCGCAGTCCCCGTTCTATATACGGCAAGATTGTGGCCGAAGCTGATAGAGACATCGATCCAGACCGTATTATTCGTCGCTGCATCCAGTTTGGCTTGGCTAACTACCCCGAGAAATCAGTTGAGGAACATTGGGCCCGCTTCAAAGAGCACATGGCCAGCAAGTACTCAAAAGACGGTTACATAAAACTATGGATTCCCAATTCGCCGAACGCTAAACGACTCAACGAATTGAGAACCATTATCGAACAGCCACAACAACTTCGTGAGGCTTTCGACCGAATTTTCCCTGAAGAGGCAGCTATCTCAGATACAGAAAGTAAATAG
- a CDS encoding RluA family pseudouridine synthase, whose amino-acid sequence MRYNAGYNREGDYEHLVVNESMPLLEWLLANVQQSRSKIKATLQGRGIKVNGKTVSQFDFQLEPGMKVAVSKTKRNQQSFKSRYVKIVYEDKWLIVIEKAEGILSMAAGHSSLNVKTVLDDYFKKSRQKCTAHVVHRLDRDTSGLMVYAKDMETEQILEHNWHDIVYDRRYVAVCSGEMENDEGTIANWLKDNKAYVTYSSPTDNGGKYAVTHYHVLDRTTDHSLVEFKLETGRKNQIRVHSADMGHPVCGDPKYGNGDDPIHRLCLHAWLLCFHHPVTGEPMEFETPVPTAFKKLFK is encoded by the coding sequence ATGAGATATAACGCAGGCTATAACCGAGAGGGTGACTATGAGCACCTGGTGGTCAACGAGTCGATGCCATTGTTGGAATGGTTGTTGGCCAATGTTCAGCAAAGTCGTTCAAAGATAAAGGCGACTCTGCAGGGTAGAGGTATCAAAGTAAATGGCAAGACTGTGAGTCAGTTTGATTTTCAGTTGGAGCCAGGTATGAAAGTGGCTGTTAGCAAAACCAAGCGCAATCAGCAGTCGTTCAAGAGTCGTTACGTGAAAATCGTTTACGAGGATAAATGGCTGATTGTGATTGAGAAGGCTGAGGGCATTCTCTCGATGGCGGCTGGTCACTCATCACTGAACGTAAAAACAGTGCTGGATGATTATTTCAAGAAATCGCGTCAGAAATGTACGGCACATGTGGTACACCGACTGGATCGTGATACCAGTGGACTGATGGTTTATGCCAAGGATATGGAAACCGAACAGATTCTGGAGCATAACTGGCATGATATCGTGTACGATCGCCGATATGTAGCTGTTTGTTCAGGCGAAATGGAGAACGATGAGGGTACTATTGCCAACTGGCTGAAGGATAATAAGGCGTATGTAACTTATTCGTCGCCAACCGATAATGGTGGTAAATATGCCGTTACGCATTATCATGTGTTAGACCGCACTACCGATCACTCTTTGGTAGAGTTTAAGCTCGAAACAGGTCGTAAGAATCAGATTCGTGTGCATTCAGCTGATATGGGACATCCTGTATGTGGTGATCCTAAGTACGGCAATGGCGATGATCCTATACACCGCCTTTGTCTGCATGCGTGGCTGCTGTGCTTCCATCACCCAGTAACCGGTGAGCCTATGGAGTTCGAAACACCTGTTCCAACTGCATTCAAAAAACTGTTTAAGTAA
- the uxaC gene encoding glucuronate isomerase: protein MKQFNDENFVLETQVAQDLYHNHAAKMPIIDYHCHLIPEMVAKDHKFKSITELWLGGDHYKWRAMRTNGIDEKYCTGKDTSDWEKFEKWAETVPYTFRNPLYHWTHLELKTAFGITKQLSPKTAREIFDECNEKLQQPEFSARGLMKHYNVECVCTTDDPVDDLHNHIEYAKTKAKDDPMMIPAWRPDKAMNIEKAEFSKYVEQLGEVSDVNIVKFADMVDALQKRHDFFAENGCKLSDHGIEEFYDEEYTDSEIETIFEKAMRGQSLSKLEVRQFKNCFLTVMAEMDADADWTQQFHYGAIRDNNTKMFNQLGPDTGFDSIGEFNTAKAMSTFLNKLNMKDKLTRTILYTLNPCANEVIATMLGNFQGGEPGKIQFGSGWWFNDQMDGMVRQMNALSVLGLLSRFVGMLTDSRSFLSYPRHEYFRRILCNMLGNDVEKGLLPCDMEILSRMVEDISYNNARRYFKFY from the coding sequence ATGAAGCAGTTCAATGATGAGAACTTCGTTCTGGAGACCCAGGTGGCACAGGACCTGTATCACAATCATGCGGCTAAAATGCCCATTATCGACTATCATTGTCATTTGATTCCTGAGATGGTGGCCAAAGACCACAAGTTTAAGAGTATTACTGAGTTGTGGTTGGGTGGCGACCACTATAAGTGGCGTGCCATGCGTACCAATGGTATCGACGAGAAGTATTGCACCGGTAAGGATACCTCTGATTGGGAGAAATTCGAGAAGTGGGCTGAGACCGTTCCTTATACATTCCGTAACCCTCTTTATCATTGGACTCATCTGGAGTTGAAGACTGCTTTTGGTATTACGAAGCAGCTCTCGCCAAAGACAGCACGCGAGATTTTTGATGAGTGTAATGAGAAACTTCAGCAGCCAGAGTTCTCTGCTCGTGGCCTGATGAAGCATTACAACGTGGAGTGTGTTTGTACTACTGATGATCCTGTTGATGATCTGCATAACCACATTGAGTATGCCAAGACCAAGGCTAAGGACGATCCTATGATGATTCCTGCCTGGCGTCCTGACAAGGCAATGAACATTGAGAAGGCTGAGTTCTCTAAGTATGTAGAACAGCTGGGTGAGGTTAGCGATGTGAACATCGTGAAGTTTGCAGATATGGTTGATGCTCTGCAGAAGCGCCACGATTTCTTTGCCGAGAATGGTTGTAAGCTTTCTGACCATGGTATCGAGGAGTTCTACGATGAGGAGTACACCGATTCTGAGATCGAGACCATCTTCGAGAAGGCTATGCGTGGACAGTCGCTTTCTAAGCTCGAAGTTCGTCAGTTTAAGAACTGCTTCCTGACAGTAATGGCTGAGATGGATGCTGATGCCGACTGGACACAGCAGTTCCACTATGGCGCTATCCGCGATAACAATACCAAGATGTTTAACCAGCTCGGTCCTGATACAGGTTTCGATTCTATCGGTGAGTTCAATACCGCTAAGGCTATGTCGACTTTCCTGAACAAGCTGAACATGAAGGATAAGCTTACACGTACCATCTTATATACTCTGAATCCTTGTGCCAACGAGGTGATTGCTACTATGCTGGGTAACTTCCAGGGTGGCGAGCCAGGTAAGATTCAGTTCGGTTCAGGCTGGTGGTTCAACGACCAGATGGACGGTATGGTTCGTCAGATGAATGCCCTTTCGGTTCTTGGTTTGCTGAGCCGCTTTGTTGGTATGCTTACCGATAGCCGTTCGTTCCTGAGCTATCCACGTCATGAGTACTTCCGTCGCATTCTGTGTAATATGCTCGGAAACGACGTTGAGAAGGGCCTTCTGCCTTGCGATATGGAGATTCTGAGTCGCATGGTTGAGGACATCAGTTATAACAACGCCCGACGCTACTTTAAATTCTACTAA
- the nrdG gene encoding anaerobic ribonucleoside-triphosphate reductase activating protein — protein sequence MLKYVNTGIVFQEIPDEVTLAINISNCPCRCPGCHSYYLWEDIGLPLDTEAIDAFVEKFGTDITCISFMGGDAEPKAVNQLALYIREVHPEFKVAWYSGKTVISSAINKRDFDYIKIGPFIKHLGPLKDPKTNQRLYKIKEDGEMEDVTSWFWKK from the coding sequence ATGCTAAAATACGTAAATACCGGCATAGTTTTTCAAGAGATACCCGACGAAGTGACACTGGCAATTAACATTAGTAATTGCCCGTGTCGCTGTCCTGGGTGTCATAGCTATTACCTTTGGGAAGATATTGGATTGCCCCTTGATACTGAAGCTATTGATGCGTTTGTAGAGAAGTTCGGTACTGATATTACCTGTATCTCGTTTATGGGTGGTGATGCCGAACCCAAGGCCGTTAACCAGCTGGCATTATATATCCGAGAGGTACACCCTGAGTTCAAAGTAGCTTGGTATAGTGGTAAAACGGTCATCTCATCGGCTATCAACAAGCGCGATTTCGACTATATCAAGATAGGACCGTTTATCAAGCACTTAGGTCCTTTGAAGGATCCGAAGACGAATCAAAGGTTGTATAAGATCAAAGAAGACGGCGAGATGGAGGATGTGACCTCGTGGTTCTGGAAAAAATAA